One region of Triticum aestivum cultivar Chinese Spring chromosome 6B, IWGSC CS RefSeq v2.1, whole genome shotgun sequence genomic DNA includes:
- the LOC123138572 gene encoding ruBisCO large subunit-binding protein subunit beta, chloroplastic-like, with translation IDCSLCGQAAVEEGIVVGGGCTLLRLASKVDAIKETLENDEQKVGAEIVRKSLSYPLKLIAKNAGVNGSVVTEKVLVNDNFRYGYNAATGNYEDLMAAGIIDPTKVVRCCLEHAASVAKTFITSDAVVVDIKESEKAPAANPMAGSGYGF, from the exons ATTGATTGCTCGCTTTGTGGACAGGCCGCTGTGGAGGAAGGTATTGTTGTCGGTGGTGGTTGTACCCTTCTAAGGCTTGCATCAAAAGTTGATGCCATTAAAGAAACCCTTGAGAATGATGAACAGAAG GTCGGTGCTGAAATTGTGAGGAAATCCTTGAGCTATCCTCTTAAACTGATTGCGAAAAATGCTGGTGTCAATGGCAGTGTGGTCACTGAGAAG GTCCTTGTGAACGACAACTTCAGGTACGGCTACAATGCCGCTACAGGGAATTATGAGGATTTGATGGCTGCTGGTATTATTGATCCCACCAAG GTTGTGAGGTGCTGCCTGGAGCATGCCGCATCGGTGGCGAAAACATTCATCACCTCGGACGCCGTCGTGGTCGACATCAAGGAATCTGAGAAGGCGCCTGCCGCAAACCCAATGGCCGGTTCAG GTTATGGGTTCTAA